In Verrucomicrobiota bacterium, one DNA window encodes the following:
- a CDS encoding ComF family protein, translated as MIWEALKRPLEAGLGFFYPQVCQLCGLTRATAAEGYVCAGCRAGARPVQPPWCECCGRPYPGAITAAFVCGVCQEEKRYFVSARSAVVFEGPVREALHRYKYQRALWFEPFFAGLLQAGIPAGFDPGAWDCLAPVPLHRVKLAEREFNQAERLGRELCRLTGIRMNTRLLRRLHHTRTQTQLTREERTANVRNAFGLKRGVRLTGERVLLFDDVMTTGATTNECARILLQGGASTVGVWTLARGT; from the coding sequence ATGATCTGGGAGGCTTTAAAAAGGCCGCTTGAAGCAGGCCTGGGATTTTTCTATCCTCAGGTGTGTCAGTTATGCGGGTTGACCCGGGCCACTGCGGCGGAAGGCTATGTTTGTGCCGGCTGCCGGGCGGGCGCGCGCCCCGTGCAGCCACCCTGGTGCGAGTGTTGCGGACGCCCTTACCCGGGGGCCATCACCGCGGCGTTTGTTTGCGGAGTCTGCCAGGAAGAGAAGCGATACTTCGTTTCGGCGCGCTCCGCCGTCGTCTTTGAGGGGCCGGTGCGCGAGGCGCTGCACCGGTACAAGTATCAGCGGGCCTTGTGGTTTGAACCGTTTTTTGCCGGGTTGCTGCAGGCGGGCATACCCGCCGGGTTTGATCCGGGCGCATGGGATTGCCTGGCGCCAGTGCCGTTGCATCGCGTCAAGTTGGCCGAGCGGGAATTCAACCAGGCTGAGCGGCTGGGCCGCGAACTGTGCCGTTTGACGGGTATTCGGATGAACACCCGGTTGCTGCGGCGCTTGCATCACACCCGCACGCAGACCCAGTTGACGCGGGAAGAACGGACCGCCAATGTGCGCAACGCCTTCGGGTTGAAACGCGGAGTTCGGTTGACCGGGGAACGGGTGTTGCTGTTTGATGATGTCATGACCACCGGGGCGACCACGAATGAGTGCGCCCGAATCCTGTTGCAGGGTGGCGCCAGTACCGTGGGCGTTTGGACGCTTGCGCGCGGCACTTAA
- the carB gene encoding carbamoyl-phosphate synthase large subunit translates to MNTELLAKAKSLGFSDRQIAHLTGQTEDQVRALRKQLGLIPSYRLVDTCAAEFEAYTPYYYSTYDRGDDEAKPDDKKKVMILGGGPNRIGQGIEFDYCCVHAAFALKEIGIETLMVNSNPETVSTDYDTSDKLFFEPLTLEDVLHIYEREKCWGAIAQFGGQTPLNLALGLQKNGVNIIGTSPQSIEMAEDRKLFAAMLTKLNIPQPPNGLATNEAEALVAARKLGYPILVRPSFVLGGRAMQIVYSDAELTHYMRFAVEASPERPVLVDKFLEDATEVDVDCIADVGNYSDPTQGTIVIGGILEHIEFAGVHSGDAAMVLPPHTLSDKVIQTIREYTHAMTRELKVSGLMNVQYAVKGETVYVLEVNPRASRTVPFVSKAIGRPLAKLAAKVMTGMSLKELGFTEEIWPKYWAVKESVFPFNRFHGQDILLSPEMRSTGECMGLDADLGIAYAKSQMAAGAALPTTGRVFISVSDADKKDVPVVAKQFADLGFELVATGGTATVLERAGLKVRRIFKLGEGRPNSLDLLKNREINLVINTPAGQSPRADEIKIRTTAVYTNTPIMTTLSGARAAVLGIAALKRSGYQTKTVQEYYPVKA, encoded by the coding sequence ATGAATACCGAATTGTTAGCCAAAGCCAAGTCGCTCGGATTCTCCGACCGGCAGATTGCCCATTTAACGGGCCAGACCGAAGATCAAGTCCGCGCCTTGCGCAAACAACTTGGGTTGATCCCCAGTTATCGCCTGGTGGACACCTGCGCCGCTGAATTCGAGGCCTATACGCCTTATTATTACTCCACCTATGATCGCGGCGATGACGAGGCCAAGCCGGACGATAAGAAGAAGGTGATGATCCTGGGCGGTGGCCCCAACCGCATTGGCCAGGGCATTGAGTTTGATTACTGCTGTGTTCACGCGGCATTCGCGCTTAAGGAGATCGGCATCGAGACCCTCATGGTCAACTCGAATCCCGAGACCGTGTCCACCGATTACGACACCAGCGACAAACTGTTCTTTGAGCCGCTCACGCTGGAAGACGTGCTGCACATTTATGAGCGGGAAAAGTGTTGGGGTGCCATCGCCCAGTTTGGCGGGCAGACCCCGCTGAACCTGGCGCTCGGCCTGCAAAAGAACGGCGTCAACATCATCGGGACCTCCCCCCAGAGCATTGAAATGGCGGAAGACCGCAAGCTGTTCGCGGCGATGCTCACCAAATTGAACATCCCGCAACCGCCCAACGGCCTCGCCACCAATGAAGCCGAGGCGCTGGTCGCGGCCAGGAAACTGGGGTACCCCATTCTGGTGCGGCCCTCCTTCGTGCTGGGTGGGCGTGCGATGCAGATTGTTTACTCCGACGCCGAACTCACCCACTACATGCGGTTCGCCGTCGAAGCGTCGCCAGAACGTCCGGTGCTGGTGGATAAATTCCTGGAGGACGCCACCGAAGTGGACGTGGATTGCATCGCGGATGTGGGCAATTATTCCGATCCCACCCAAGGCACGATCGTCATTGGCGGCATCCTGGAACACATCGAATTTGCCGGGGTGCATTCCGGCGATGCGGCCATGGTGTTGCCGCCGCACACGCTCTCGGACAAGGTCATCCAGACCATCCGCGAATACACGCACGCCATGACCCGCGAACTCAAAGTCTCCGGGCTCATGAACGTGCAATACGCCGTCAAGGGCGAGACGGTCTATGTGCTGGAAGTCAACCCGCGCGCTTCGCGAACGGTGCCGTTTGTGAGCAAAGCCATCGGGCGTCCGCTCGCCAAGCTGGCTGCCAAAGTGATGACGGGCATGAGCTTGAAGGAACTGGGTTTCACCGAGGAAATCTGGCCGAAATACTGGGCGGTCAAGGAATCGGTCTTCCCCTTCAACCGGTTTCACGGCCAAGATATTTTACTCTCCCCGGAAATGCGCTCGACCGGCGAATGCATGGGGCTGGATGCCGATTTGGGCATTGCCTATGCCAAATCTCAAATGGCTGCCGGTGCCGCGTTACCCACCACCGGACGCGTCTTTATCAGCGTCAGCGACGCGGATAAAAAGGATGTGCCGGTGGTCGCCAAACAATTTGCCGACTTGGGTTTTGAACTCGTCGCCACCGGCGGCACGGCTACCGTGCTGGAACGTGCTGGGCTCAAAGTGCGGCGCATTTTTAAACTTGGCGAAGGCCGTCCAAACTCGCTGGACCTCCTGAAAAACCGCGAGATCAACCTGGTCATCAACACCCCTGCGGGCCAGTCACCGCGCGCCGACGAAATCAAAATCCGCACCACCGCCGTTTACACCAATACCCCGATTATGACCACGCTTAGCGGGGCGCGGGCCGCGGTGCTCGGCATTGCCGCCCTGAAACGTTCTGGTTACCAAACGAAAACGGTGCAGGAGTATTACCCGGTGAAAGCCTGA
- a CDS encoding glycosyltransferase family 4 protein, giving the protein MRVAILTIDNREMFCEYAKPTPYFGSAVTYLLNGFALIPEAEVHVVSCTKRPMASPAKLAGNIWFHSVVVPQFGWLRTAYQGCVRATRKKLAELQPEIVHGQGTERDSAISAVFSRFPNVLTIHGNMRKIAAGNQASWLSYQWAAARLEAFVLPRTDGVVCISRYTESLVQALTPRTWLIPNAVDAALFGLPRRPEPVPVVLCVSTICPLKNQNSLIRALQPLAARRPFRLVFVGSHDPQDAYAREFLDLVKTNPWCEYAGAIPRESVWQFYQRASALVLSSLEDNCPMVVLEAQAAGIPLVAANVGGVPDLVADGQTGLLCNPHDGGSMLQAVERLLNDPALAARLAQQGLAEAHQRYHPKTVAQRHLEIYRELVERKRGVAPG; this is encoded by the coding sequence ATGCGCGTCGCCATCCTGACGATTGACAATCGGGAAATGTTTTGTGAATACGCCAAACCGACCCCCTACTTTGGATCGGCCGTGACGTATCTTTTGAACGGATTCGCCCTGATTCCGGAGGCGGAAGTGCATGTGGTTTCCTGCACGAAACGCCCCATGGCGTCGCCGGCCAAACTGGCCGGCAACATCTGGTTTCACAGCGTGGTGGTGCCGCAATTCGGCTGGCTGCGAACGGCCTATCAGGGGTGTGTGCGGGCCACCCGCAAAAAACTGGCGGAACTGCAGCCGGAAATTGTCCACGGTCAGGGCACGGAACGCGATAGTGCGATCAGCGCCGTGTTTTCCCGGTTTCCCAACGTCCTGACCATTCACGGCAACATGCGGAAAATTGCCGCGGGCAACCAGGCGTCGTGGCTGAGTTACCAATGGGCGGCGGCGCGGCTGGAAGCGTTTGTGCTGCCGCGCACCGATGGGGTAGTTTGCATCAGCCGTTACACGGAGAGCCTGGTCCAAGCCCTGACTCCACGCACTTGGTTGATCCCCAATGCGGTGGATGCCGCGCTGTTTGGCCTGCCCCGGCGGCCGGAGCCGGTGCCGGTCGTCCTTTGCGTGAGCACCATTTGCCCCCTGAAAAACCAGAATTCCTTGATTCGCGCCTTGCAGCCGCTGGCCGCCCGGCGACCCTTTCGGCTGGTGTTTGTGGGGTCCCATGATCCGCAGGACGCCTATGCGCGCGAGTTTCTGGACTTGGTCAAGACCAACCCCTGGTGCGAGTATGCCGGGGCGATTCCGCGGGAAAGCGTGTGGCAATTCTATCAGCGGGCTTCCGCGCTCGTCCTTTCCTCCCTGGAAGATAACTGTCCCATGGTGGTGCTGGAAGCCCAGGCGGCGGGCATCCCGTTGGTCGCCGCCAACGTGGGCGGGGTGCCGGACCTGGTGGCGGATGGCCAGACGGGGCTCTTATGCAACCCGCATGACGGTGGGAGCATGCTTCAGGCAGTGGAGCGGCTGCTCAACGATCCCGCGCTGGCCGCCCGGCTGGCACAGCAAGGACTGGCGGAAGCCCACCAACGGTATCACCCGAAAACCGTCGCCCAACGACATTTGGAAATTTATCGCGAGTTAGTGGAGCGCAAACGCGGGGTCGCACCGGGATAA
- a CDS encoding acyltransferase, with translation MNRSIPIDILRLAAVLLVMLRHLHLCSEQQSASGHAFASMLQCGGWIGVDLFFVLSGFLISSLLFSEHKKYGQISFKRFFIRRGFKIYPSFWLLIFVVVVVSYFQGQPVRWKLVAGELLFIQSYYDGIFAHSWSLAVEEHFYVFLPLLLIVCERYCRHRERIFSLVPWVYLALVVTCLVVRLVTVTFAEFNMTTVMFQSHVRMDSLFFGVVLSYYYHEYPAAFMEFARRHARRLILAGGVLLAPAFWLPQEDSFYIQTLGLAVFSWGSGSLLVGMMGLGLGASWWNRGLAFIGARSYSIYLWHMIAGHGLNRIILKWLGLTDNYPAYLVVYFCAAIGGGIFMAALVEWPMLYLRDRFFPSRSLPTLAGNRPADAPKSSN, from the coding sequence ATGAACCGGTCCATTCCCATAGATATTTTACGGTTGGCAGCCGTCCTGCTGGTCATGCTGCGCCACCTGCATCTATGCTCTGAACAACAAAGCGCCAGTGGACATGCGTTCGCCTCCATGCTGCAATGTGGCGGCTGGATCGGGGTGGATTTGTTTTTTGTGCTGAGTGGTTTTTTAATTTCCAGCCTGTTGTTTTCGGAACACAAGAAATACGGGCAGATCTCTTTCAAACGGTTTTTTATTCGGCGCGGTTTCAAAATCTATCCCTCCTTCTGGCTGCTGATTTTTGTGGTGGTGGTGGTCAGTTATTTTCAGGGGCAGCCGGTGCGTTGGAAGCTGGTGGCGGGCGAGTTGTTGTTTATTCAGTCGTATTATGACGGGATCTTTGCGCACTCATGGTCGTTGGCGGTCGAGGAGCATTTTTACGTGTTCCTGCCGCTGTTGCTGATTGTCTGTGAGCGGTACTGCCGCCACCGGGAGCGGATCTTCTCGCTGGTGCCCTGGGTGTATCTGGCGCTGGTCGTCACCTGCCTGGTGGTGCGCCTGGTCACCGTGACCTTTGCGGAGTTTAACATGACCACGGTGATGTTCCAATCCCACGTGCGCATGGACAGCCTGTTTTTCGGGGTCGTGCTATCGTATTACTATCATGAGTATCCGGCGGCGTTCATGGAATTTGCGCGCCGCCATGCCCGGCGGCTGATCCTGGCCGGCGGGGTGCTGCTTGCCCCGGCTTTCTGGCTGCCGCAGGAAGACTCGTTTTACATTCAAACCTTGGGGCTGGCGGTCTTTTCGTGGGGCAGCGGCAGTTTGCTGGTGGGCATGATGGGGCTGGGCTTGGGCGCTAGCTGGTGGAACCGGGGGCTGGCGTTCATTGGGGCGCGCTCGTATTCCATTTATCTCTGGCACATGATCGCCGGCCATGGGCTGAACCGGATCATTTTGAAATGGCTGGGGCTGACCGACAATTACCCCGCTTATCTGGTGGTCTATTTCTGCGCGGCAATCGGGGGCGGGATTTTTATGGCGGCGCTGGTGGAGTGGCCCATGTTGTACTTGCGCGACCGTTTTTTCCCCTCGCGCAGCCTGCCGACTTTAGCCGGCAACCGGCCAGCGGACGCCCCAAAATCTTCAAACTAA
- a CDS encoding LamG-like jellyroll fold domain-containing protein yields the protein MRNFIHGCLLGCLLVCVNRVTSAAETANGLIGHWRFEGCDGKTVKDLSSRSNTGLIEAGELRPEKGATSLELDGLGAHVLIQETTPFQLANALTATLWFKASELRNNMVLFGVPHTNDGWTTPMFGMYFSDGRVVYGMAPDRGVKVLVETPTEVPTDTWTFLAATYDGAAVRLYLNGTLCGESPRTGKVMRNGQPLILGKGMGSAKPSFKGRLGEVRLYARSLGAEEVRALYDQTKSGFDLTGPVRRTSADGTVLVETHGNSPESLKPWRKNPTRLLELLAGYTPRSEGVKLDAYGGWLERPKEKATGFFYVKKIAGRQWLIDPDGSRFFHIAMNTTREPKEARANFGSPEQWAESVTTQLRTNGFNGLGNGSSTNLQKVKAPLVWVRRKDFMFAFAREKKLTEPAAGTQGFINRCMPVFHPEFEPFCEKFGRDLADTANDPTLLGIMTDNEVQCPVNLLDRFLALDPANPDFKPNREAATAWLAARKGHGNTNNISQRDRYEFIAFAFERYYRIVAKNIRHYDPNHLYLGSRINYHEGQFDNPWFWKALAPYHDVVSVNYYSYWGPVPSQFANWETWGGKPILITEWYAKAMDVPGLANTHGAGWLVRTQEDRARYYQQFALNAFEQKNIVGWHWFKYLDDPKESVALDAAGGANKGMFDLQGRPYLPLLNRARAIHREAYPLIEFFDTRNR from the coding sequence ATGCGCAATTTCATTCATGGGTGCCTGCTGGGATGCCTGCTGGTTTGTGTCAACCGCGTGACGTCTGCCGCAGAAACGGCGAATGGCTTGATCGGCCATTGGCGGTTTGAGGGATGCGACGGCAAAACGGTAAAGGACCTTTCTTCCCGCAGTAACACGGGGCTCATCGAGGCGGGGGAACTGCGACCGGAAAAGGGTGCGACGTCGCTGGAACTGGACGGTTTGGGTGCCCACGTGTTGATCCAGGAAACCACGCCCTTTCAACTGGCCAATGCCCTCACAGCCACCCTCTGGTTCAAAGCCAGTGAACTGCGCAATAACATGGTCTTGTTTGGGGTGCCACATACCAATGACGGTTGGACCACCCCCATGTTCGGCATGTACTTCTCGGATGGGCGGGTGGTGTACGGCATGGCACCGGATCGCGGCGTCAAAGTATTGGTGGAGACACCGACGGAAGTGCCGACCGACACGTGGACATTTTTAGCGGCCACGTACGATGGCGCAGCGGTGCGGTTGTATCTGAACGGCACCCTCTGCGGCGAATCGCCCCGCACCGGCAAAGTGATGCGGAACGGGCAGCCGCTGATTCTCGGCAAGGGTATGGGTTCGGCCAAACCTTCGTTCAAAGGGCGGTTGGGCGAGGTGCGTTTGTACGCCCGCAGCCTGGGAGCGGAAGAAGTACGGGCGCTGTATGACCAAACCAAATCCGGGTTTGACCTCACCGGACCGGTACGCCGGACTTCCGCAGACGGCACGGTCCTGGTGGAAACGCATGGAAACAGCCCGGAGAGCCTCAAGCCCTGGCGAAAAAACCCAACCCGCCTGCTGGAATTACTGGCGGGTTACACCCCGAGGAGCGAAGGCGTCAAGCTCGATGCCTACGGTGGCTGGCTGGAGCGGCCAAAAGAAAAGGCCACCGGCTTCTTTTACGTGAAGAAAATCGCGGGCCGGCAGTGGTTGATTGATCCCGATGGCAGCCGGTTTTTTCACATTGCCATGAACACCACGCGCGAGCCCAAGGAGGCGCGAGCCAATTTTGGATCGCCTGAACAATGGGCGGAAAGCGTGACCACCCAATTGCGCACAAACGGCTTTAACGGACTCGGTAATGGCAGTTCCACCAACCTGCAAAAAGTCAAAGCCCCGCTAGTCTGGGTGCGGCGCAAGGATTTCATGTTCGCTTTTGCCCGTGAGAAAAAACTCACCGAGCCGGCGGCTGGCACCCAGGGGTTCATCAACCGTTGTATGCCAGTGTTTCATCCCGAGTTCGAGCCATTCTGCGAGAAGTTTGGCCGCGACCTGGCCGATACCGCCAATGACCCGACCTTGCTCGGAATCATGACCGATAACGAAGTGCAATGTCCCGTGAATCTCCTGGATCGGTTTCTGGCTCTCGACCCGGCCAATCCGGATTTCAAGCCGAACCGTGAAGCGGCGACAGCGTGGCTGGCCGCCCGCAAAGGCCACGGCAACACGAATAACATTTCGCAGCGGGATCGCTATGAATTCATCGCCTTTGCCTTCGAGCGCTATTATCGAATCGTGGCCAAAAACATCCGCCACTATGATCCCAACCATCTTTACCTGGGATCACGGATCAATTATCACGAAGGCCAGTTTGACAACCCCTGGTTCTGGAAAGCGCTGGCACCCTATCACGATGTGGTCTCGGTGAATTATTACAGTTACTGGGGACCGGTGCCGTCGCAATTTGCCAACTGGGAAACCTGGGGCGGCAAACCCATCCTGATTACGGAATGGTATGCCAAGGCCATGGATGTGCCGGGACTGGCCAACACCCATGGAGCCGGCTGGCTCGTGCGCACCCAGGAGGATCGCGCCCGCTATTATCAGCAATTTGCCCTCAACGCATTCGAGCAAAAAAACATTGTCGGCTGGCATTGGTTTAAATACCTGGATGACCCGAAGGAATCCGTGGCCTTGGATGCGGCCGGCGGCGCCAACAAAGGCATGTTTGATCTTCAGGGACGGCCCTATCTGCCGCTCCTGAATCGTGCCCGGGCCATCCACCGCGAAGCGTATCCGCTCATCGAATTCTTCGACACGAGAAACCGATAA
- a CDS encoding L,D-transpeptidase, giving the protein MAFPPVSRQVIPQPWAAFSLACRRLGVVPTPRVLAVSVLEQRMMLLEKMDPSHVGHGGYIRKQTFTISTSRFGVGQQSGSNQTPLGLHRIAEKIGGGWPMGTVFRSRVPVGFTWRGLAGAAIVHRILWLEGLEPGFNRGDRVDTHARYIYIHGYGDELTLGRPQSCGCIHVAAEDLLPLYERLHCGTLVWITTEPLACLA; this is encoded by the coding sequence ATGGCCTTCCCGCCTGTCTCCCGTCAGGTTATTCCCCAACCTTGGGCGGCTTTTTCCCTGGCGTGCCGGCGCCTTGGGGTTGTCCCCACGCCTCGGGTGCTCGCGGTCAGCGTGTTGGAACAGCGAATGATGCTCCTGGAGAAAATGGATCCCAGCCACGTTGGCCATGGCGGGTACATTCGCAAGCAAACCTTTACCATTTCCACCTCCCGCTTTGGTGTTGGCCAGCAATCGGGTTCCAATCAAACCCCGCTGGGCCTGCACCGAATCGCTGAAAAAATCGGTGGCGGTTGGCCCATGGGCACGGTCTTTCGCAGCCGCGTGCCGGTGGGCTTTACCTGGCGCGGACTGGCCGGAGCGGCGATTGTTCATCGTATCCTTTGGCTGGAGGGACTGGAACCGGGGTTTAACCGTGGCGACCGGGTGGATACGCACGCCCGCTATATTTACATCCACGGGTACGGTGACGAATTGACGCTGGGCCGCCCGCAATCCTGCGGCTGCATCCATGTTGCCGCCGAGGATTTACTGCCACTGTACGAACGGCTGCACTGTGGCACGCTGGTCTGGATTACCACCGAACCCCTGGCCTGCCTCGCGTAG
- a CDS encoding YIP1 family protein, with the protein MENIPPAENPAPTPPPATSLGARLFNILAAPGAVFEEVKNSPPCLANWMVPIALSILATVLSVFLIFSQESILRQIREQQEQAIEKSLKDMPEAQKAQVRATVEKFSSPMVLKSIGSVSAVTAGVAWPFVVALFVWLAGRFIFKADFPYMKTLEVCSLAGMIGVLGAVLGALLVVGKGTLLASAGPILFVPQIDPTNKVHLTLAACNVMTLWYIAVLAAGLSKLSNCRFMAAFACLFLPWATFKFGLIWLGVGTAIR; encoded by the coding sequence ATGGAAAATATTCCGCCTGCGGAAAATCCCGCGCCCACTCCGCCACCGGCCACCTCGTTGGGCGCGCGTCTATTCAATATCCTTGCCGCGCCGGGGGCGGTGTTTGAAGAGGTCAAAAACAGCCCGCCCTGCCTGGCAAACTGGATGGTTCCCATCGCCCTGAGCATCCTCGCGACGGTGTTGTCGGTGTTCCTGATCTTTTCCCAGGAAAGCATTCTTCGCCAGATTCGCGAACAACAAGAACAGGCGATCGAGAAAAGCCTGAAAGACATGCCCGAGGCGCAAAAAGCGCAGGTGCGGGCGACGGTTGAGAAGTTTTCTTCGCCGATGGTGTTGAAAAGTATCGGCTCGGTCAGCGCGGTCACGGCTGGGGTGGCGTGGCCATTCGTGGTGGCGTTGTTTGTGTGGCTGGCGGGCCGGTTCATTTTCAAGGCGGATTTTCCGTACATGAAAACGTTGGAGGTGTGCAGCCTGGCCGGGATGATTGGCGTGTTGGGCGCCGTGTTGGGCGCTTTGCTGGTGGTGGGTAAAGGCACCTTGCTGGCCTCCGCCGGACCGATCTTGTTCGTGCCGCAAATTGATCCGACGAATAAAGTGCATCTGACCCTGGCCGCGTGCAATGTGATGACGCTCTGGTATATTGCCGTGCTGGCGGCGGGCTTGTCCAAGTTAAGTAATTGCCGGTTTATGGCGGCATTTGCCTGTCTGTTTTTGCCTTGGGCGACGTTCAAATTCGGCCTGATCTGGCTGGGTGTGGGCACGGCCATCCGGTAG
- a CDS encoding CPBP family intramembrane glutamic endopeptidase: MRSLRALMLYMLFVFAGGALLAPQVYALVQWSGAKFEWLHKLAEFPLHRYMTRCFTFLAVVGLWPFLKTLGAQTRNDVGLGTRPGWWRDWTDGFLLGFVSVALAAVLCLAGGACTPDMNHTPGQFFRHFLNAASAALVVGLIEELVFRGSIYGGFKRAFDWRWALVLSSAVYGIVHFFAPMQATGEVYWYSGLWLLPQMTSGFFEWQRVVPGFINMTLVGLLLALAYERTGALYASIGLHGGWIFWLKTYGFMTSPIPNTNTWFWGSNRLIDGWVLLFVLAVCFPIVLKRFRHDLGGFKKAA, translated from the coding sequence ATGCGGTCTTTGCGGGCTTTGATGCTGTATATGCTGTTTGTCTTTGCGGGTGGCGCGTTGCTGGCCCCGCAAGTTTATGCATTGGTCCAATGGAGTGGCGCCAAATTTGAATGGCTGCACAAGTTGGCGGAATTCCCGCTGCACCGGTATATGACGCGCTGTTTCACCTTTTTGGCGGTGGTGGGATTATGGCCCTTTCTCAAAACCTTGGGCGCGCAAACCCGTAACGATGTTGGTTTGGGGACGCGCCCGGGATGGTGGCGGGATTGGACGGATGGTTTTCTACTGGGCTTCGTTTCGGTGGCGTTGGCGGCGGTGCTCTGCCTGGCGGGCGGGGCCTGCACCCCGGACATGAACCATACGCCCGGCCAGTTTTTCCGGCACTTTCTAAACGCCGCCTCGGCTGCACTGGTGGTGGGACTCATCGAGGAACTGGTGTTTCGCGGAAGCATCTATGGTGGATTCAAACGCGCGTTTGACTGGCGCTGGGCACTGGTGCTTAGCAGTGCCGTGTATGGCATAGTACATTTCTTCGCGCCCATGCAGGCCACCGGCGAAGTGTACTGGTATTCCGGATTGTGGTTGCTGCCGCAGATGACTTCGGGTTTTTTTGAGTGGCAGCGTGTGGTGCCCGGATTCATCAATATGACACTCGTTGGCCTATTGCTGGCGCTGGCGTACGAACGCACCGGGGCGTTGTATGCGTCCATTGGCCTGCATGGTGGATGGATATTCTGGTTGAAAACCTACGGCTTCATGACCAGCCCAATCCCCAACACCAACACCTGGTTCTGGGGCAGTAACCGGCTGATTGACGGATGGGTGTTGCTATTCGTGCTGGCAGTTTGCTTTCCCATCGTGTTAAAACGTTTCCGCCATGATCTGGGAGGCTTTAAAAAGGCCGCTTGA
- the accD gene encoding acetyl-CoA carboxylase, carboxyltransferase subunit beta — translation MGTTTLTKKTNGTNSVEPAVTPPPPPATETSFIKKPKLSSGKSRKRDIPEGLWTKCPKCETLIYDKELDNNLKVCPKCSYHFPIGSRERIHSLVETCSFEEMDAEMTSVDILQFTGASSYASKLISNTQSSGLKDAVITGIGRMGSFRVALGVMDFNFLGGSMGSVVGEKLTRLIEAATDKGLPLIIISTSGGARMYEGMFSLMQMAKTSGALAYHAKARLPYVSVLTHPTYAGVMASYASLGDLIIAEPGAMVGFAGPRVIRDTTQAELPPGFQTAEFLLDHGLIDAIVPRPEMKTRLLDYLMYLTEGQRKLAALG, via the coding sequence ATGGGCACAACAACTTTGACCAAGAAAACGAACGGGACCAACTCAGTGGAACCGGCGGTGACGCCGCCGCCGCCGCCCGCCACGGAAACCTCGTTCATCAAAAAGCCCAAGCTTTCTTCGGGCAAGTCCCGCAAACGCGACATTCCGGAAGGGCTTTGGACCAAATGCCCCAAGTGTGAGACCCTGATTTACGACAAAGAGCTGGATAATAACCTGAAGGTTTGCCCCAAATGCTCTTATCATTTCCCCATCGGTTCCCGCGAACGCATTCATTCGCTGGTGGAAACCTGCTCCTTTGAAGAAATGGACGCCGAGATGACCAGCGTGGACATCCTGCAATTCACCGGGGCTTCGTCGTACGCCTCCAAGCTCATCAGCAACACGCAATCCTCCGGGCTTAAGGACGCCGTGATTACCGGCATTGGACGCATGGGCAGTTTTCGCGTGGCGTTGGGCGTGATGGATTTTAATTTTCTGGGCGGTTCAATGGGCTCGGTGGTGGGCGAAAAACTCACCCGGCTGATCGAGGCCGCCACGGACAAAGGGTTGCCGCTCATCATTATTTCCACCAGCGGCGGCGCGCGCATGTACGAAGGCATGTTCAGTCTGATGCAGATGGCCAAAACCAGCGGGGCCCTGGCGTACCATGCCAAAGCGCGCCTGCCCTATGTCAGCGTCCTGACCCACCCCACGTATGCGGGGGTGATGGCCAGCTACGCCAGTCTGGGCGACCTGATCATCGCCGAACCCGGTGCCATGGTGGGCTTTGCCGGACCACGGGTCATCCGCGATACCACCCAGGCGGAGTTGCCGCCCGGTTTCCAAACGGCTGAGTTCCTGCTCGATCACGGCTTGATTGACGCCATCGTGCCGCGCCCCGAAATGAAGACGCGATTGCTGGATTACCTGATGTACCTCACCGAGGGCCAGCGCAAGTTGGCCGCCTTGGGCTAA